The DNA window CCCCTTCGGCGGCACAAATGCCGAGGGGGCTGGCACGCAGCATTTGTGCTTTTCGCCACCGAAAATGGATAGAACACGACTGGTGCGTGTCGGGGACTATATCGCTGAAGTAAATGTTGAATTGATCGTAACCGACGACGAATGGTCGCCCTATTTGCGACTTGAGGACGCCTACAAGCTCGACGATGTTCGGGAAGCGTTGCAGCGCGGTGATGCGCAGGCCGCAGCGTCATACGGTCGCGTTTTTCGGCTCGTTCCGGTGGTGGAGGCATAGGCGAGGAGCTGTTGCGAAGGCAAGCACGGCAATTTCGACAAGAAGGTAATGGGCGACCAGTTCAAGGACTTCAAACTGCCGGAGTAGAGTTGAGAGGTGAGTTCGGCCCCCTCGGTTGCACAAATGCCGAGGGGGCTGGCGAAAACCATCTTTCACAGAACAGGCGAATCTAATAAGCCTTGGCTGAGTGCTAAATTCAAGCCACCATCTTCAATGTATCTTCTTGCACGGATAGGAGTAGCGATTGAGCCTACAGAATAGGGCCACGGAGGAAATTCTCTCGGCATCAAGCCAAGCGATCGAAGCTATAAATGGGTTTTCATTTGATGTTCTTCGCACACGCGGTGGAAGACTCGGAAGCGGCATGGGTACGCTTCTTGAAGCGCTGTGGGGATATAACGTTAATAGAGTACTAAGCTCCAATGGGTCAAGGTTTGAGCTTGCTTGGATAGTTGGAAATGACTACAACGATTTTGCATGTGTTGAGGAAGGAAAAGAGTGGACCTCCGAATCACGTACTGGTGAAGTGTTTCGCATCGAAGCAAAATCAATGAATCAAATGGCAGACGAATCCAAGGGCCACTTCGATGAGATAAAGGATAATATTGGGAACAGCGATTTGCTGCTAGTCCTGATTTGGTCTTGGGAAAAAGTTGACGATTACCGTGTATACCCGAAAATAGCGGATCATTTTATTGGTTCGGCGCTTTCGGTTGCAACTCTTCGTGACACTTTACACGTCGCACGGGGAGGCACTTTCGTTGATCGCCGAAATTGCCCCGACAGATGTCAGCCAAGAACCTGCAAGCATCACGGAGAGCCTCTTAATGCCAACGGTAAGCGAGAGCGGGTTAGCGGCCCTAAGGCGACTCGGCCATCCGAAAAAGTGTCGTATGCCTCAAACTTCGGTGGCCTCGTGAGAATGCTCAAGACTGAATCGGACGAGGCGCGTTCGGCCTTTCGTAAACTGAGGGCCTCAGACGGAGACGCACATGAGTATATAACGTTCATACATCGGAATTTCGCCCAAGAGGAACATAACCAGTATGTCTCTGCCGAGTGGAAGAAGCTCGCGATCATGCTCGGCATCGACACGGCCTTCCTGACCAAGCCCGAGATAATCGAAGCGATTCGCACCCAGTACCCCGAATATCGCGAAGCTCTCCGTAATATAGCCTAGTCAATCCAATTTCTCACATATGCCCGCTTTCAAGGGCCGAGGTCAGTTGATGAGCCATTTCCATTGGCAACTTTTCAAGCTCTGCTTGCAAAGTACGCCGCCTTTTGTCTTCGCCAACAATTAGATCATCGAGTTGTTGCTGAAACGAAAGTGGTGGTAGAGGTATTTCTATACCAAGCAGATCATCGAGTTGCAGACGTGGCAAGGCCGACCCCGTCTGCCATTTTCCAACATGGCTTTGAATGTAATTCGAAGCCAGAATCGCTCGCAAATAGTTCGGCATTACCTTTCCGTAATCGGGCTTCAGAACGTAAAATTCTCCAGAACAGATCCCTTCTGCTATTGGCTCTTGTGCCAAATAAACCTTGTTTAGATACGGCCGTAATCTTCCGTAAAGAATGTTGTTCGCTCTGAAAACCTTAGACCTTGAACGCACTTGCTTTCCTAACACTCGTGTCTCGCCAATAACATCACCTGTAAGTGTCTGAATGTTCTCCAAACCAATGTAGTGAAAGGCGTCGTTCGGGTGCGACTGGGGATTAATCGAATCGCGCCCTTCAACCACAATGTTGCCCAAGCGAATCGAGTCAAAAGTTGGCGTGATTGGCGACAATTCACTAACCCGAAAGAAATCCACCTTCCAGCGATCTTTGGATGCAAGCATGCTAAATTGGACCCTATCGCTCCACATATAATTACCAGCCTTCTTCATTGAGAAACCGACTCACTTCAATCGCCGTTGCTTCGAGCTCTGTGCCAGTTATTGGCCTACCAGAAGCGTCATAACCAACGTTATCAACATGCACCAAGTTGACTCCATAGTCGAATTCTCGTTGCTCACCATGCCTCCATTTGCGCGCAAACAAGATACTAGTCTTAACATTAGCGCCAAACGGCGCAAACGTCTCTATAGGAAGGCTGACGATCGACCGGATTCGTACTTTGGTTGCCAGCCACTCCCTAACGTATTTTGAACCCGGGTTTGCCAGTAAACCATCAGGCAAAACTATACCTATGCGCCCACCTGGCCTGAGGAATTCGACGCACCTCTCTAGGCCAAGTACTTCAAGGGGCAGTCTCTTTCGATCCATAGCTAGAGCAAAACTGCCAAGGCGCGCAACAGCTTCTGGACCAAGTACAGAGCCAAAGGGTGGGTTTGTCATAATTACATCAAACGATTCAGGTTGAAGATCGGAGTAGTTCGAAAAATCCAATAGGGAGTCGGCGCACCGAATACCTGTATGCCCATCGCCCTGGAGTTGCATGCCGGCCATTGCGATGCGTACCATACGGTCGCTCTTTTCAATACCGTGGAGTTTCTCATCGGAGAACTCGCGAACAATCTTTTTATTTGTCGATCCCACTCTTCGTTGCACATACTTGAGGCACGAAGACAAGAAACGCCCAGAGCCGCAAAATGGATCCAGAACGAGCTCGTTGCTACTGGGGCTCAGAATTCTGACGATGAATCTCACGACCTCATCGGGGGTAAAGTACTGCCCCATACCCGATCGGGTAGCAGCATTCAGGACTTTTTGGAATGCCCTTCCCTTAATATCCAAGTCGGATTTTGTAAGATTGTAGTCCTGTAATACTTCTGCAACCTTCGCTGTTGCCGGACTTGAGAGACGAATTGGCAAACTAAATACCCCATGAGTACGGCGAGGCTTCGGAACAATCGTTCCGTGTACTTCTGACTCATGGGCGTTTGCTTCATCGTAAATACCACGAATTGTCGCAGCAAATTCCTCTGTAGAACCATATAGCATCCTGTCAATTCGAAAGGGGCTTCGCTCGCCCCCTGGATTCTCATCATAGAGTTTTGCAATGAGTACTTTGCAGAGTTCATCGAGGCTTTCGTCAGGATGTAATCCATCGATGTCGCGAATGTGACTATGAGCCTCAAAAAGGATATTTTCGACTCGCTCTGAAAGGAGCCCAAGTCGACGGCCCCGCCTCGAGTTTACTGAAAGTTTGGAATATGATTCGAGTTGAGGAATGTAGTCACACTTATCGCTGTCAAACCGACGACGAAGAAAGCGTGTGCCATTTGCACTTCCATCTGTGGCAATACCGAGACCCGCGGTTCGGTTTTGCAGCATCATGTTGCGAAGCGCATGATCTGCAAGCTCAACTTCCCCTCTCTCGCCGACACTAACGTACATAAAAGGATTCGAGTCCAGGGTGAGGAGACAGAATCCAAAGAATGATGCCGCCTCACTTTCCTGATTCTGCGTTTTTTCGGAGAAGAAAATTCTCGCATCGAGCCAAGTTTTTGGATAGGCGTACCGCTCGAATATCTCATTAAGAATCCACATTCGGTTTACTTCCCGCGAATTACTATTGCGCCACACGCGAGTATCGAGATTTTCCGATGCGTATGGAGTTGGCTGATCGCCAAGTTTTCGGTATGTGCCGTTGTTCTTTTTTGGCATACGAGCTCCACATCAAACGAGGTAAAGTTATTATACAGAATATTGACACATTGTCAAATTTAATAAGACGATGCGTCTCACATTTCTCTTAGCCGCTCGTTATGGGCGCTTCTCCTCTCACCTCCCCACTACCGGCAAGTAAAGCCTTGGCGTTAGTCCGCGCGGCAAGCAGTTCCCGCGCAAACCCGCCACGTCCAGATCGCCGCCGCCGCTGAATAGCCAGTCGGCGCGGAAGACCTCGTAGAGATAGCAGAAGACCGGCGCGGACTGCACCTGCAGCGCCGTCTCCCGGTTCAGCTTCGACGCGCCCGCGCTGCCGTTGATTGAGCCGACGTGTGACCAGGCGGTGCCTCGCGCGGGCGCGTTCAGCAGCACGATCTTTGCGTGGATGCCGTCGCCGGCCGGCCCGCTGCCGCCGCTCACGTCCACCAGCCGCGCCGCGATGTTCAGTGCAGGGCTGAACGTGCCAATGTACGCGACCGTCGCCGAGTTGCTTGTGCTGCTCGACGGCGTGTCGTACAGCGCATCGAGCAGGATGCGCACCGTCGCGCCGCGCCGCGCCGCCTCGATATACGCCTCAAGACGCGGGTTCGGATCGCCGCTCAGGCTGCCCCAGTGCGTGCGCTCGTACGCCTGCTCGACCAGCAGCACGTCGCCCGTTCCCGCCCGCCGCACCATGCCGATCAACGAATCCTCGTAACGCAGGCAGTTGTCGGGGCATTGCACGACCTCGAACGGGAATATACCCGACAGCGATAGCGGCTGCGTGGTGATCGTCGTGTAGTCCGTGCCGTTGCCGCACGCGCCGGGCGCGGTCAGACCGTCCCAGACGTACGGCGGCGTGCCATACTGCGCCAGATCGGGCAGCGGCGGGTTGAGGTCGATGCGAAAGAGTCGCTCGAAATAGGCGACGACCGATGGCGCGTCGGTGCTGAAGTAGTAGCCACGGTTGCCCGCCGTGCCGTCGCCTTTCGGGTCGGGCGGCATCGACGAGCAGTTGAGGTTCTCGGTGCCGATCAGCACACGCCGCTCCGGGTAGCCGGGGTCGATCAGCGTGAACTTGGCGTGCTGGTTGGCGTAGCGGCCGTGCGCGCCGCCGATGAACCAGACGCGCACGCCGGCCGTCACGCTCAACTGCGCTGCCGCCCAAAGGTTCTTCTGTCGCTCGGTCGGATCGCAGCACGGATCGCTCTCCAGCACGATCGTCACTGAGACACCGGCCGACGCGCGCGCCGCCAGCGCCCCAACGAGCGATGGGCTTTGCAAGGTGTAACCTTCGATCAGGATCTCGTGCTGCGCGGCCGCCAGCGCGGCGGCGTACTGCTCGTACAGGTGGTCGGGGCCGACGAGCACCGACAACTGCGCGCTCTCGGTCAGCTTGAACGTCACCCAGTCGTCGAGCGGCGCATTGCCCGGCACGAGGATACCGGTGCGCCAGCCAGGCAGCACCGGCCGCTTGCCCGCCAGATCGCAGTCGCGCACTGGACCGTATAGCGTGACAGCGCAGGTTGCGCTGGCCGACCAGTCGCGCTCGCGGTGCGTGTCGCTCAGCGGGTGGCCGGTCAGTTCGTCGAGCTTTCGCGCCATGACCGGGTTCGGCACGCTCGCGCCCGCCACCGCATACGGCATGACCGCCGAACCGATCCAGCCGGTGATGACCGTCGGCCCCGCGCCGTACACCAGCGCATCACGTACGGCGCCATCGGCGTCGCGCAGCAGAACCGCATCACCCGCGTCGCCGAACGACAGCGGGCCGCCGAGCAGATCAGGTACCGCCGGGTCGCTGTCGAGCGTCTCGAACTGCGCCGCGAAGCCGAAGACGGCGCGGAAGTCGGCGGCACGCCGCGCCACCCAGGCGCGCTGACCGGCCGCCAGCGTTGCGCCCGGCGGGAAGCGCGCCATCGCAGTTGAATTGCCCAGCGACCAGCCGCCGATCTCCACCGTCAGCCCGCTCACGTTCATCAACTCGATCGCCTCGTCGCCCTGCGTGGCGGCGTCCGGCATATACCCGCCCGGATACGCGGCG is part of the Chloroflexota bacterium genome and encodes:
- a CDS encoding N-6 DNA methylase, translating into MPKKNNGTYRKLGDQPTPYASENLDTRVWRNSNSREVNRMWILNEIFERYAYPKTWLDARIFFSEKTQNQESEAASFFGFCLLTLDSNPFMYVSVGERGEVELADHALRNMMLQNRTAGLGIATDGSANGTRFLRRRFDSDKCDYIPQLESYSKLSVNSRRGRRLGLLSERVENILFEAHSHIRDIDGLHPDESLDELCKVLIAKLYDENPGGERSPFRIDRMLYGSTEEFAATIRGIYDEANAHESEVHGTIVPKPRRTHGVFSLPIRLSSPATAKVAEVLQDYNLTKSDLDIKGRAFQKVLNAATRSGMGQYFTPDEVVRFIVRILSPSSNELVLDPFCGSGRFLSSCLKYVQRRVGSTNKKIVREFSDEKLHGIEKSDRMVRIAMAGMQLQGDGHTGIRCADSLLDFSNYSDLQPESFDVIMTNPPFGSVLGPEAVARLGSFALAMDRKRLPLEVLGLERCVEFLRPGGRIGIVLPDGLLANPGSKYVREWLATKVRIRSIVSLPIETFAPFGANVKTSILFARKWRHGEQREFDYGVNLVHVDNVGYDASGRPITGTELEATAIEVSRFLNEEGW
- a CDS encoding restriction endonuclease subunit S, with product MLASKDRWKVDFFRVSELSPITPTFDSIRLGNIVVEGRDSINPQSHPNDAFHYIGLENIQTLTGDVIGETRVLGKQVRSRSKVFRANNILYGRLRPYLNKVYLAQEPIAEGICSGEFYVLKPDYGKVMPNYLRAILASNYIQSHVGKWQTGSALPRLQLDDLLGIEIPLPPLSFQQQLDDLIVGEDKRRRTLQAELEKLPMEMAHQLTSALESGHM
- a CDS encoding lamin tail domain-containing protein, with protein sequence MLRFARTTLVCVTALVLAAWLAQVLALASPPRASASATLVISQLYGGGGNSGAAYLNDFIELFNRGATTVSVGGWSVQYASPSGSSWQATALPAFAIPPGGYLLVREASGGATGVALPAPDVTGTINLGATSGKVVLASITATLAVSDPLGVPGVVDFVGYGSATAWSGSGPAPAPSAAGSLVRLAAGCTNSGDNASDFFVTSPPVPRNSASAWVDCGAVPPAPLTSPVLIVAAYPGGYMPDAATQGDEAIELMNVSGLTVEIGGWSLGNSTAMARFPPGATLAAGQRAWVARRAADFRAVFGFAAQFETLDSDPAVPDLLGGPLSFGDAGDAVLLRDADGAVRDALVYGAGPTVITGWIGSAVMPYAVAGASVPNPVMARKLDELTGHPLSDTHRERDWSASATCAVTLYGPVRDCDLAGKRPVLPGWRTGILVPGNAPLDDWVTFKLTESAQLSVLVGPDHLYEQYAAALAAAQHEILIEGYTLQSPSLVGALAARASAGVSVTIVLESDPCCDPTERQKNLWAAAQLSVTAGVRVWFIGGAHGRYANQHAKFTLIDPGYPERRVLIGTENLNCSSMPPDPKGDGTAGNRGYYFSTDAPSVVAYFERLFRIDLNPPLPDLAQYGTPPYVWDGLTAPGACGNGTDYTTITTQPLSLSGIFPFEVVQCPDNCLRYEDSLIGMVRRAGTGDVLLVEQAYERTHWGSLSGDPNPRLEAYIEAARRGATVRILLDALYDTPSSSTSNSATVAYIGTFSPALNIAARLVDVSGGSGPAGDGIHAKIVLLNAPARGTAWSHVGSINGSAGASKLNRETALQVQSAPVFCYLYEVFRADWLFSGGGDLDVAGLRGNCLPRGLTPRLYLPVVGR